In Sphingopyxis macrogoltabida, the sequence GGCGGCGGGAACAGTGCGACGAGCGCATCATGCGCGCCCTCACCCATGCCGTGCAGCCGCTGCAGCTCGTAATCGGCGCCCGCGAACAGTTCGGAGACGAACGCCAGCGTCATCGCATTGTGGCTGGCAAAGGCCGGATAGATGCAATCCTGACAGTCGCGCAGCAGCTGCGCGCAGCGAAGGTAATTGAGGTCGGTGTGAAGCTTTTCGGTGAAGACCGGGAAATCGCCGAGCCCCAGCGTCTGTGCGCGTTTGATCTCGGTATCCCAATAGGCGCCCTTGACGAGGCGCATCGACAGCTTGACCCCGCGCCCGCGCGCTTTCGCCGCGAGCCACTCGATCACCGCCGGCGCGCGCTTCTGATAGGCCTGGATGACGATGCCGAGCCCGGTCCAGCCGTCGGCGATTCCGGCATCGAGCAGCGCCGCGAACACGTCCATATGCGGTTCGAGCCGGTCGCTTTCCTCGGCGTCGATCATCAGCGGGATGTTCACCGCGCGCGCCGCCTGCGCGAGTTCGATGACCCGCGGGATCAGCTCGCCCTGGACGCGCGCCGGCTGCAGATATTCGTACCGCGGGTGAAGCGCCGACAGCTTGATCGAGATGCCGTGGTTGGCGTGCGGGTCGCCGGGCTTCGCCGCCTTGCCGATCCGCGCGATCGCACCCGCATAGCTGTCGTAATAGCGCGCGGCATCCTCGGCGGTGCGCGCCGCCTCGCCGAGCATGTCGAAGCTTGCGAGTTCCGATTTCTCCTTGTCGGCGCGCTTGACCGCGGCGTCGATCGTCTCGCCCATCACGAACTGCTGGCCGAGCAGCTTCATCGCGGCGAGCGCCGCCTGACGGATCACCGGCTCGCCCGAGCGGCGGATCATCGACTTGAGCAGGCTCAGCGGGTTCGCCTTGCTGCCCATCGCGCCCAGCATAAGCGTCGCCGACCCCAGCGACAGGCCGCGCGCCGATAGCGCGACGATCAGCGGGCTGTCTTCACCATCGCCCTCGGCCCAGTGGCGTCCGGCGATCTTGTCGCGGATCAGCGCGTTGGCGGTCGCATTGTCGGGCACGCGGAGCAGCGCCTCGGCAAGGCACATCAGCACGACGCCCTCTTCGGTCGACAGGCGATAGCGGTTCATCAACTGCGCGACGAGCGTCTCGCGCTCGCCCTCGTCCTTGGCGCGGCGGATGATCGTCAGCCCGCGCTGCGTCACCGCGGCGACGCTGGCGGACGATGTCGCCAGCATCGCGCGCAGCTCGGCGACGATATCGGCTTCGGGACGGCGGGCGAGGGTGCGCAGCGCGGCGCGATCGTTGGTCTGGGTCATGGCGCATGATAGCGTATATCGTTTAGTCGATCCGACTTCATATTTGGCCTAGATATTATGATTTGACCTATTTCATGATTAACTTTAGTCCATTTGCATGAAGAATGAAGCTTCTATAGTCGATATGGACGAGTTCGACCGCAAGATTCTCGCGATTCTCGGCCAAAACGGCCGCATCACCTTCACCGAGCTTGCGCAACGCGTGGGCCTGTCGAAAACCCCGTGCCAGCAGCGCGTGAAGCGGCTGCAGGAAAGCGGGCTGATCATCGGCTTCCGCGCGATCATCGACCCGGCGAAGGTCGGGCTCGACCATGTCGCCTTTGCCGAGGTCAAGCTGTCCGACACGCGCGAGGAGGCGCTGCGCCAGTTCAACGCGGCGGTCCGCCAGATCGCCGAGGTCGAGGAATGCCACATGATCGCGAGCAGCTTCGACTATCTGCTCAAGGTGCGCACCGCCGACATTCGCCGTTACCGCATCGTGCTGGGCGAAAAAATCTCGAGCCTGCCGCATGTCGCCAGCACCTCGACCTTCGTCGCGATGGAAACGATTCTCGAATCGGCGCGCTGACCGTCAGCGTCGATCTTCGATTGCGCTTTCATGGGTGACAGCGGCCGCGAGGGCGCTAGCCTGCGGTCCCGACCAACGACCGGAGCCACCATGCTGTCACCCCTCCTTGCCCTCGCCGCCGCAACTGTTGCTCCAGCCGCCGCCACCGATCATGCGGCGATCGAGGCGACCTGTTTCGATTATGTCGACGGCCAGCTCGAGGGCGATCCCGAACGGGTGAAGCGCGCGCTGCACCCCGATCTCGCCAAGCGCCGCGTGATCGGCGACACCCCCGACGAACGCCTCGGGCTGCAGCGGATGAGCCGCGAGGAACTCGTCGATCTCACGAAACGCGGCGCGCTCAAGACGCCGCGCGAAGCGTGGAGCCGCTCGTGCCGGATTCTCGACGTCACCGGCGACGCCGCCGCCGTGCGCGCCGAAACGCCATGGTTCGTCGACTATTTCCACGTGGGAAAATTCGGCGAACGCTGGGTGATCGTCAACGCACTCTGGCACATGAAGCCGCGCCCGGACGCGCAATAGCCTGTCCCCGCCCGGTTCGAACCTCCCCGTCGCGCGGCGCTTGCAAAAGACACCGGTATCATTAGCAAGAGGCAAGAGCAGGGAGATACGATCATGATCGCCGCCCCATTCGCCGCCGCGCTGCTGCTGACGCTCGCCGCCCAATCGTCGGGTACGGCGGCCGCCCCCGACCCCCGGCGCCCCGCACCGGTTTTCGACAGCGTCCCGCCCGAACTGCCCGCGCTGACCCGCCCCGCCGTGCTGATCGTCAGCAAGACCAACGGCTATCGCCACGACAGCATCGCCGAGGCGGTTCCCGCGATCGAAGCGCTGGTCCGTGCGCGCGGCTGGAGCAGCTTTGCCACCGAAAATGCCGCGATCTTCAACCCCGAACAGCTCGCCCGCTTCGACGTCATCGTCTTCGCCAATGCCAGCGGCGACATTTATACCCCCGGCCAGCGCGCCGCCTTTCAGGCGTGGATCGCCAGGGGCGGCGGCTTCGTCGGCCTTCACAGCGCGGGCGACGGCAGCCACCCCGGCTGGTTCGTGCGGCTGCGCGGCAACGGGAATTTCACCGGTCATCCGGGCGGCGCCGACCAGTTCCAGCCCGCCGATCTGGTGCTGACCGACCGGAGCTACCCCGCGACGCGCCATCTGCCGCCGCGCTGGCGCTGGACCGACGAATATTATGCGTGGGACGCCCCGCCCGCCGCCGACGCACACATCCTCGCCCGGCTCGACGAAAACAGCCTGCGGCTCGACGCGGCATATCGCATGGGCGATGGCCATGCGCTCGTCTGGTGGCGCTGCGAAGGCCGCGCCCGCATCTTCTATTCGGCCCTCGGCCACCGGGCCGAGGCCTGGTCCGACCCCGCGCATCTCGAAATGCTTGATGGTGCGATCGGCTGGGCGGCTCGGGCCGAAGGAGAGGGCTGCGGCGACCCGTGACGAACCGTCACCGTCGCTTGCGTATCGCGCGCCGTGGCCTAAACTGCCGTAACCGCTTTCCGCCATACGGAAGAAACGACGATGCGTCCGCTGACGAGCCTCATTCTCGCGCTTTCCTGCATTGCCGGAGCGACAGCACAGGAAAGCGCGCCGGCAACCGGCAAATCCGACATCGTCGTAATCGGCGAGAACGACCGCGAGCAGCGCGAGCGACAGATCCGCGCCTTTGTCCGCGACCTCACCGACACGCAGGGGATCGATCCGGTCGCGCGCTTCGATCGCGACGCGGTGTGTCCGGCGGCGGTCGGGCTGAGCGAAGCGCAGGATGCCGCGGTGACCGCGCGGATGCGCCGGGTCGCCATGTCGGCGAAGATGCGGGTCGCCGTCCCAGGCTGCCGCCCCAATGCGCTGATCATCTTCGCGCAGGACAAGGAAGAATTGGTCCGCGCGCTGCTCCGCGCGCATCCCGCCTATTTCAAGGGCGACGAAAACCGGCCGGTCGAACTCGCCAGCCGCCCCGGCCCTGCGGTCGCCTGGTATCTGGAGGATGTCGTCGATCGCAACGGGACGTCGGTGCCGATGAACAACCAGCGCGGCTATCGCATATTGAGCTCCACCGATACGCCGTCGCGGATCGCCCCGACGACGCGGCCGATGATCGTCGCATCGGTTGTCGTGGTCGAATATCGTGCGCTCGCGGGGCTCACGACGACGCAGGTCGGCGATTATGCCGCGATGCGCGCCTTCACCCGCGCCGATCCCGAACGGCTCGAAGGGTCGAAGGCACCGACGATCCTGACCATTCTCGACGCGCCGATGGGCAGCGAGGTTCCGCCGACCCTCACCCATTGGGATCTCGCCTATCTGCGCGGCTATAATGCGATCAGCACCGGACGGTATGCGCCGCAGCAGCGCCACGAAATCGGCAAGGCGATGACCCGCGATCTCGAACGCACCGCGCCGCCGGAAGAATGATCCCGCAACCGGCCTAGGCCAGAACCGCAATCTCCGCAGTCGCGGCGCGCTCGATCGCCGTGCGCCAGTGCGGGCGCACCGGCAGCAGGAAAATCGACGCCAGCGTCTCCTCGATCTCGTCGGCACCTAGATAGCGCCGTTCGCTGCGCCCGTCGGCAAAGCGGATCGACAGCCGGTTGTCGCGCAACCCGTAACGCGCCTCTGCGGTCGTGCGCGCGGCGATCAACTGGTGGCGGAAATGCGAATCGGGGTGCGTCGCGGTGTACCAGTTGCCCACTTCATAATCGATCGCCGGGGGCGATGCGTCCTCGATGGCATAGAGCGTCCGCCATTCATCGTCGATCAGCGCCGCAAGCCGCCATTCGGCGCCGCGCCGCGCGATGCGATAGGTTTCGTGCGGCGTTTCCTGCGGTGCGGCGACATCGAACGCAAGCGGCGCGGGCGGTACGGCGGCGCCGAATCCGACATCGGCCAGCCACGCCCGTCCGTCGAGCATCACCCGCACCGCCATATGCGTCCGCGCCGTCGGCGGCGCATCGTCGGGCAGCATCCAGCGGACGCGCGCGATCAGGCCTTCGGCAGCAAAGCCGAGCGCCCTCAGCACGCGCAGGAACAGCCCGTTCTGTTCGAAGCAATAGCCGCCGCGACGCGCGGCGATCAGTTTGGCATCGACCGCCTCGGCGCCGATATCGACGCCGGCGCCGGTGAGCGCGTCGATCGCCTCGAACGGGATCGCGGCGATATGCGCCGCCTGCAATGCGGCAAGCACCTCCAGCGTCGGCGCCAACGGCCCGTCATAACCGATACGCGCAAGGTAGCGCGGCAGGTCGACGGCGGGCGGGGCAGCAAAATCTGCGGTGGGTCGGGTGTCGTGCGGCATGCCATTCTCCGGTCTCGCGAATCGTTCGCCGCACCTTATGAAAGCTCAACCTTGGTGGAGATCAAGCGATAAGCGGGAACCTGCAGGCGGTCTCGCGGGTCTATCCGGCATAAGCTTCCCCGCATGCCGCGCCAAACCCGGCCGGCACGCCGGCGCTCGCCGGCCCCCATCAGGAGTGAAGCAGATGAACCGACTGATGCTTTCCCCCCTCATCGCCGCGACGATGCTCGCCGGCGGCTGCGCCTCGACCGGCGGCTATGGCGCCTATGACGACGGCGGCTATGGCTATTATGATCGCGGCTATTACGACCAGAATGGCCGTTACGACTATGACCGGCCCGATCCGCGGCGCGGCGGCTATTATGCCGACGATTATTATCGCAGCGACCGCCGTTACAAGGAACGCCGCCTGTCGGACAACGACCGCATCTATCGCGGCCGCAACGGCCAATATTATTGCCGCCGCAGCGACGGGTCGACCGGGCTGATCGTCGGCGGCGTAGTCGGCGGGATTGCCGGTAATGTCATTGCGCCGGGCGATTCGAAGACCCTCGGCACCGTGCTCGGCGCGGTCGGCGGCGCGGTCGCGGGCCGGGCGATCGACCGCAGCGCCAGCAAGGAAAAGGACGGCGTGCGCTGCCGCTAACGCTGCGGTAACGCGCGGCCTGCCCGTCGGCAGCCGTCATCAAACTATTGGAACCCGGCTGTTTCCGGCCTATCGTCGGCCGGCAACGGTCGGGATGATGGCGGATGACGACGACGATCCTGTTGGCAATGGCGCTGTCCGCCGGGCCCGCTCCCGCCGTCGTGCCGCCCCCTTCTCCCGTCGATCAGCGCGAGCTGGTCGTGACGGGTCAGCGCGGCCCCGACCGGCGCAGCGAGACCTTCGTCGACGCCATCGCCACGCCCTCGCAAAAGGACCAGATCGCTCGGTTCGAGGATCCGCTGTGCCCGACCAGCATCGGCCTCGCCGAGCGCGATGCCGCGATCGTCGCGCGCCGTATCCGCGCCGTCGCCAAGGCGGCCGATATCCGCACCGCGAGAGAGAACTGCCGCCCCAATCTCGTCATCCTCGTCGTCGATGACCGGGCCCGTGCCATCGCGCACTGGCAAAAGACGCGCCCCGATTTCTTCGACACGCTCCCCAAAGCCGAGATAGCGGCGCTGGCGAACGGCGACGGCCCCGTCGCGGCGTGGCAGATCGTCCGCCTGAAAGGCGCCGACCGCCGCCCTGTCGGCCGCACCCAGGATGGCGCGGTCGATTATTATGTCCAGAACCAGGTCGTGCCGACGCGCATCGGTACGACGATCCAGTTCGAATTCGGCGGCGCCTTCCTGCTCGTCGAGGCGTCGGCGCTCCGCGACATGACGCTGACCCAGCTCGCCGACTATGCCGCGATGCGGACGCTCGCGCGAACCGATGACGGTCGCGGCGCCGCGCAGGCGATGCCGACGATCCTCTCGCTCTTCGGCCCCGGCGGCGCCGAGGCCGCGCCGCCCAGCCTGACCCACTGGGATCTCGGCTTCATCACCGGGCTTTACCGGCTCGACCCGGCCTTCCGCTCGAACGAACAGCGCAAGGCGATCGCGCGCGTCGTGCGCCAGCATGTCGGCAGCGCCCGCGACGATGCCGAGGATTGACCCCGTTTCACCATCACCCGGCCCACCCCACAGGAGATATGACATGATCCTTCGCGCCTCCCGCCTGCCCGCCGCTGCCCTGATCGGCGCGGCCGTCCTGACGCTGACGGCGTGCGACGGCAGCAGCCCGGAAAAGCAGGCGGCCGCGGCGCCGGCCGGCGAGGCGAAGGAACAGCCCGCCGCCTCGCCGACGCCCGAAACCGCAGCGCCGGCGGCAGCCCCGCCCGCTGCAACACCCGCAGCAGGCGCCCCCGACCTTGCCGCCTATGTCGGCAAATATCCGTTCGACAAGGTCGACAGCGTGGCCTTCGACGACCATCCGCTGGTCAAGGCCGGCATTGCCACCACCGTCAAGGATGCGCGTATCCGCAAGGCGATCATCGACACGCCAGGCCCCGCAGCGCCGATCGAGTTGATCGACGGCAAGGTTGCCTCTTGGGCCTGCCAGCAGCATAAATGCGGCGAGCATCAGTGGATGGTCCTCGTCGATCCGAAGACCGGCGCCACCGACGTCTGCTACATGAACGACCCGGAGATGGTCGACGATGCACGCTGGTTCCTCGCGAACGGCAAGGAAGAAAAACGCGACGGCGATTGCGCGGCGAAAAAGGGCTGACCGCAGCGAGGGAGGGCACGCCCTCCCCGCCCCCTCGCGATTCGACTCTTCCGGCAAATGAGAACATAATAGGAACATTGATCCGATTCGGAGGAAGGACGATGGACCCGATGTTCCGCTATTTCCTGGGCTTTCAGGTTGCCGCCGACCGCGCGGGCTGGCTGGCGCGCCAGTTGCCGTCCGTCGCGGGCGACCTGTTCGCGGGGCTGAAGCCGCAAAATTATCACCTGACGCTCTGCACGATCGCCGAAACAGCCGAGCCGCAGTCTTTCCTGCGGCAGCGCGTCACGACGGCGTTTGCATCGGGGCTCCCCGCTGCGAGTCCCATTCCCTTCGGGCGGATCATGAGCCGGGAGATGGGGGCCGAACTCACCACGGTCGGCAGCATCGGCGGCGTCCGCCATCTCTACGACGGCATCGTCGCGCTCCTGGCGGCGCAAGGCGTCGAACCGATGCATCGAAAGTCGGGGCTGCGGCCGCACATCACGCTCGGCTATGGCGCCTGTGCCTTCGACCCGGTCCCCATGGCCTGGCGGTGGACGCCGCGCGAGCTCGTCCTGATCGAAAGCCATGTCGGCCATCGCCGCCACCGCGTGCTGCAAAGCTGGTCGCTGCTTCCGCCGGCGCAGGGCGCCTTCGCCTTCATGGAAGACGAACTGCCGCCGCCGCCGCGCCGCGCCGCCTAGCTTTCGAGGCTGTGCTCGAGCGTGATCTCGCAGTTCAGCAGCTTCGACACCGGGCAATTCTTCTCGGCTTCCTCGGCGATCTTCGCGAACTCGTCGGCGCCGATCCCCGGCACCTTGCCGGTCAGCGTCAGCGCCGATTTGACGATCGCAAAACCGCCGTCCTGCTGCTCGAGCGTCACCGCCGCGCTCGTCTCCAGCGTGTCGCCCGAATAGCCGGCGCGCGCGAGCCCGAACGACAGCGCCATGGTGAAACAGGCAGCATGCGCCGCCGCGATCAGCTCCTCGGGGTTCGTTCCCGGCTGGCCCTCGAAACGGGTGCCGAAACCATAAGGCTGCTTGTCGAGGACGCCCGACTTCGTGGTGATCGATCCCCGCCCTTCCTTGCCGAAGCCTTCGTAACGGGCGGATGCGCGATTGACGGTCATCGATATATCTCCTTGGCCAAAACCTTTTTCAGGACGCGCCGCGCG encodes:
- a CDS encoding Lrp/AsnC family transcriptional regulator; this translates as MKNEASIVDMDEFDRKILAILGQNGRITFTELAQRVGLSKTPCQQRVKRLQESGLIIGFRAIIDPAKVGLDHVAFAEVKLSDTREEALRQFNAAVRQIAEVEECHMIASSFDYLLKVRTADIRRYRIVLGEKISSLPHVASTSTFVAMETILESAR
- a CDS encoding nuclear transport factor 2 family protein, with amino-acid sequence MLSPLLALAAATVAPAAATDHAAIEATCFDYVDGQLEGDPERVKRALHPDLAKRRVIGDTPDERLGLQRMSREELVDLTKRGALKTPREAWSRSCRILDVTGDAAAVRAETPWFVDYFHVGKFGERWVIVNALWHMKPRPDAQ
- a CDS encoding ThuA domain-containing protein; translation: MIAAPFAAALLLTLAAQSSGTAAAPDPRRPAPVFDSVPPELPALTRPAVLIVSKTNGYRHDSIAEAVPAIEALVRARGWSSFATENAAIFNPEQLARFDVIVFANASGDIYTPGQRAAFQAWIARGGGFVGLHSAGDGSHPGWFVRLRGNGNFTGHPGGADQFQPADLVLTDRSYPATRHLPPRWRWTDEYYAWDAPPAADAHILARLDENSLRLDAAYRMGDGHALVWWRCEGRARIFYSALGHRAEAWSDPAHLEMLDGAIGWAARAEGEGCGDP
- a CDS encoding arylamine N-acetyltransferase family protein; protein product: MPHDTRPTADFAAPPAVDLPRYLARIGYDGPLAPTLEVLAALQAAHIAAIPFEAIDALTGAGVDIGAEAVDAKLIAARRGGYCFEQNGLFLRVLRALGFAAEGLIARVRWMLPDDAPPTARTHMAVRVMLDGRAWLADVGFGAAVPPAPLAFDVAAPQETPHETYRIARRGAEWRLAALIDDEWRTLYAIEDASPPAIDYEVGNWYTATHPDSHFRHQLIAARTTAEARYGLRDNRLSIRFADGRSERRYLGADEIEETLASIFLLPVRPHWRTAIERAATAEIAVLA
- a CDS encoding glycine zipper 2TM domain-containing protein, coding for MNRLMLSPLIAATMLAGGCASTGGYGAYDDGGYGYYDRGYYDQNGRYDYDRPDPRRGGYYADDYYRSDRRYKERRLSDNDRIYRGRNGQYYCRRSDGSTGLIVGGVVGGIAGNVIAPGDSKTLGTVLGAVGGAVAGRAIDRSASKEKDGVRCR
- a CDS encoding 2'-5' RNA ligase family protein, whose protein sequence is MDPMFRYFLGFQVAADRAGWLARQLPSVAGDLFAGLKPQNYHLTLCTIAETAEPQSFLRQRVTTAFASGLPAASPIPFGRIMSREMGAELTTVGSIGGVRHLYDGIVALLAAQGVEPMHRKSGLRPHITLGYGACAFDPVPMAWRWTPRELVLIESHVGHRRHRVLQSWSLLPPAQGAFAFMEDELPPPPRRAA
- a CDS encoding OsmC family protein, which translates into the protein MTVNRASARYEGFGKEGRGSITTKSGVLDKQPYGFGTRFEGQPGTNPEELIAAAHAACFTMALSFGLARAGYSGDTLETSAAVTLEQQDGGFAIVKSALTLTGKVPGIGADEFAKIAEEAEKNCPVSKLLNCEITLEHSLES